DNA from Acidobacteriota bacterium:
ACGTATCAACTATAGATTCTGAATCCGAATGCAGGGGACCGGGAAAATGTATTGCCGCCTGTCTCATTGCCAGAGCAAATCCGGCCATCTCGTCGACTGTCTCTCCCCGCATGGTTAGAGCCGCGAGGAAAGCTGACTTCTGAAGATCGGAAACCTCTGGTGAGGTGAGTCTCAGGAAGATATGAGCGGACTCCTCCCTCGAGAATGTCTCCCCCCTCATCAGCTTCTGAAGGAACTCTTTCATTCAAATCACCTTTCTTAATCTAATTCCCATAACTTCAAGAACCTTTATCCTTCTTCACGGTGGAAGGATACACCGAGAAATCGGTGCGCCCTCTTCCACATTACTTTCTATCAGCAGCGGGTAGGAGGAGAAAGTTCGTGAGTATCTGCATACCTGAGGGAGTAAGGACGGATTCCGGATGAAACTGGATCCCCTCCACAGGTGCTCCCTTGACCCTGACCCCCATGATCTCTCCATGAATTGTGTAAGCAGATATTTCAAGTGTGGAAGGAAGCCCTTCCTCCTGAATGGCGAGTGAATGGTATCGTCCGGCCTCAAAGGGAACAGAGAGTCCCTGATAAATGGTCTTTCCATCGTGGTAGATACGCGAGATCTTCCCGTGCATGAGGCTGGAGGCCCCATCCACCTTTCCTCCGAAGATGACTCCAATACACTGGTGCCCGAGGCAGACGCCAAGGATCGGGATCCTTCCCACATACTCTTCGATGACTATTATGCTCAGGCCAGCATCCTCAGGTCTTCCTGGTCCGGGAGATATGACTATGTGAGTGGGATGAAATGCTTCAATGTCGGCGAGGGTGAATCGGTCGTTACGGCATACCTTCACTTCGGAGCCGAGGATAAGAAGATACTGGTAGAGGTTGAACGTGAAGGAATCGTAGTTATCGATTAAGAATATCTTCGATGGGATTAATGCCTTTTCGTTCATGATTCTTCTCCAATCACCTGTTTTTGACGTTCATGGCATCTGTGCTGATAATTCATCCATTCTGTGCTGTTCACAGCCCCTGTCCGGCCATCTCCAGCGCCCGGTTAAGGGCCATTCCCTTGCTAATGATCTCCTGATATTCTTTCTCTGGCATTGAGTCCGCGACGATTCCAGCACCAGCCTGGAAGGAATATCTTCCTTTCAAGAGCCAGATAGTCCTGATTGCGATTGCGTGATCCATCCCGCCGCCGCTACCGAAGAAGCCGACGGAGCCGGCATAGGGTCCGCGCCTCTCCCCTTCCAGCTCATCGATGATCTGCATGGCGCGGATCTTGGGTGCACCGGCTACTGTACCTGCTGGGAAGGCGGCGGCAAAGAGATCGAACATGTCGTACCGGTCATCGAGCATCCCCGTCACGGAGCTCACGATGTGCTGCACGTGCGAATATTTTTCGATGATGCGGTACTGCTCGACTTTCACCGTTCCCCCTTTCGCGATACGTCCGGCATCATTGCGGGCAAGGTCCACCAGCATCACGTGTTCTGCATTCTCCTTCTCATCTCTCAGAAGCTCCGCTTCCAGATTCCTGTCCTCCTCTTCCGT
Protein-coding regions in this window:
- a CDS encoding aminodeoxychorismate/anthranilate synthase component II, with translation MNEKALIPSKIFLIDNYDSFTFNLYQYLLILGSEVKVCRNDRFTLADIEAFHPTHIVISPGPGRPEDAGLSIIVIEEYVGRIPILGVCLGHQCIGVIFGGKVDGASSLMHGKISRIYHDGKTIYQGLSVPFEAGRYHSLAIQEEGLPSTLEISAYTIHGEIMGVRVKGAPVEGIQFHPESVLTPSGMQILTNFLLLPAADRK